A region from the Metarhizium brunneum chromosome 7, complete sequence genome encodes:
- the PHO2_0 gene encoding Acid phosphatase, translating into MRSLKHIAAPLAAFALPFTHGIRIIQTNDDGWAEGNLRVLNDALNALGHQVVLSAPAENQSGRGSLDRDPQPRKDPCMYDSCPANSGPVGSNATRPDLNWVNSFPATSARYGIDSIGPKLWSGAKPELVVTGPNVGANLWLVDWVSGTVGAACYAAHDAGIPAIAFSGANTDTHPWNTPASLESAVFAEISANITQSIIDAGEPYLPKDVFLNVNMPKIVAGGSCSKASDVKYVLSRITSGIFSTPDVNWCGGSRLPSELHVHQSTPCSVSISVGDASDKTTADADAQQKVLDKLKPLLSCL; encoded by the exons ATGAGATCATTGAAACACATCGCGGCCCCGCTCGCGGCCTTTGCTCTCCCCTTTACGCACGGCATACGCATTATCCAGACCAACGATGATGGTTGGGCCGAGGGGAATCTTCGCGTCCTCAATGACGCCTTGAATGCCCTGGGACATCAAGTCGTCTTGTCCGCTCCTGCGGAGAACCAGTCAGGCAGAG GCTCCCTGGACAGAGACCCTCAACCGCGCAAAGACCCATGCATGTACGATAGCTGCCCAGCCAACTCTGGCCCCGTTGGGTCCAACGCCACTCGCCCAGATCTCAACTGGGTAAACTCCTTCCCGGCCACTTCTGCCCGCTACGGCATCGACAGCATCGGCCCCAAGCTCTGGAGCGGCGCGAAGCCGGAGCTCGTCGTCACGGGGCCCAACGTGGGCGCAAACCTCTGGCTGGTCGACTGGGTATCTGGCACCGTCGGCGCTGCCTGTTATGCCGCTCACGACGCTGGCATTCCTGCCATTGCATTTTCCGGGGCAAACACGGACACTCACCCTTGGAACACGCCGGCTTCGCTGGAGagcgccgtctttgccgaGATTTCCGCAAACATTACCCAGAGCATCATCGACGCGGGAGAGCCATACCTGCCCAAGGACGTCTTTCTCAATGTCAACATGCCCAAGATTGTGGCGGGTGGGAGCTGCTCCAAGGCATCGGACGTCAAGTACGTTCTTAGTCGCATCACGTCGGGCATTTTTTCGACCCCCGACGTCAATTGGTGTGGTGGCTCGCGTCTGCCTTCGGAGCTGCATGTGCATCAGAGCACGCCTTGTTCCGTGTCGATTAGTGTGGGGGATGCGAGCGATAAGACAACGGCCGATGCGGACGCGCAGCAGAAGGTCTTGGACAAGCTGAAGCCCCTGTTGAGCTGCCTGTGA
- the asaR_1 gene encoding C6 transcription factor asaR: MVSFPGRVTDGTAEPQPPHHMPTSARPPRRHDRSCVVCHRRKVRCDRRSPCSACTRNGSLCAYPPSNQAVGRVRKTTISDVASRLSSLEKTITAATIDTTPSTQPSEPGRAFADHEPRPKERQSPKILLHNHNSSQYFDDLFTTRAIEEDQDQPSLLPRSEHENQVEASDTLLGLMGTPSIPIAADATNTSWQLLTRGAVELWRIFTQNVDPSIKILHIPTAEVLFFEAIREPKAVSKDASVVLGAVYFAATSTLEDHEVQHVLGLNRFTALRHFRHQFQRSLSAANILEHPTLLLLQGLAIYLTASRTHSHGRSSWILNGLALRIAQSIGLHRDGSNLGLRPFEAEVRRRLWWHMLARDNRAAEDHGISSSCWLPPSDTKLPLNIHDDDLHPDMRELPPPQAGWTRMSLHLVNMEITQTVHRLDSLFTSASDSNSKELARRDMMDRMRDTVHAYTSSCSSSIPLHKMTMQLALLMVHKVDLVTRQQLVNMDHPGQRDVMTTEENIVTACRCLEIYMGLWADELLLQYRWWLRSYPQYHVLLYVLWHLYVRPDGPNADRAWENVYRLFEIEESTLREGGSGSNTKYIVLQRLKKNAEAMRGSVSNRNLALDGASPSTQSDSRGTIGVQGGLDDQIGMQSLYEESGFLPISIWNNLLDEMNIPLSEFPGIS; encoded by the exons ATGGTTTCGTTCCCTGGCCGAGTGACGGATGGGACGGCcgagccgcagccgccgcacCACATGCCAACCTCGGCGCGTCCGCCCCGACGACACGATCGGTCTTGCGTCGTGTGCCACCGGAGAAAAGTCCGATGCGACAGACGGTCACCTTGCTCGGCGTGTACGCGAAACGGCTCGTTGTGCGCATATCCACCTTCCAACCAGGCAGTTGGCCGCGTTCGTAAGACGACCATTTCTGATGTCGCGTCCCGCCTGTCCAGCTTGGAGAAGACCATCACGGCTGCAACAATAGACACCACCCCATCTACGCAGCCGTCGGAGCCAGGCCGGGCCTTTGCAGACCATGAGCCGCGGCCCAAGGAGCGCCAGTCACCGAAAATCTTGCTCCACAACCACAATTCAAGCCAGTACTTTGATGATCTATTCACAACTCGTGCGATAGAGGAG GATCAGGACCAGCCGTCGCTTTTGCCGAGGAGTGAACATGAAAACCAAGTAGAAGCAAGCGATACACTGCTTGGTCTAATGGGCACCCCGTCGATTCCTATCGCAGCAGATGCCACGAATACCAGTTGGCAGCTGTTGACTCGAGGAGCCGTGGAGCTATGGCGAATATTTACGCAAAATGTCGACCCCTCCATCAAGATACTACATATTCCAACAGCTGAAGTCTTGTTTTTTGAGGCCATTCGAGAACCCAAGGCCGTCTCCAAAGATGCTTCAGTTGTTCTTGGGGCAGTGTATTTCGCCGCTACATCAACACTAGAGGACCACGAGGTCCAGCATGTCCTCGGCTTGAATCGATTCACAGCCTTGCGTCATTTCAGACATCAGTTTCAGCGGAGCTTATCCGCAGCTAATATCTTGGAACACCCCACGTTGCTCCTTTTGCAGGGATTGGCAATATATCTG ACAGCGAGCAGAACACACAGCCACGGACGAAGCTCCTGGATCCTGAACGGGCTTGCCCTCAGAATCGCCCAGTCAATAGGGTTGCACAGAGACGGATCTAACCTGGGGTTACGCCCCTTCGAGGCAGAGGTCCGACGGCGCCTTTGGTGGCACATGCTTGCCCGAGACAACCGGGCCGCGGAAGACCACGGCATCAGTTCGTCATGCTGGCTGCCGCCTTCCGACACAAAGTTGCCTCTAAACAtacacgacgacgacttaCATCCTGACATGAGGGAACTGCCACCGCCGCAGGCTGGGTGGACAAGGATGAGCCTCCACCTTGTCAATATGGAAATCACACAAACAGTTCACCGTCTGGACAGTTTGTTTACATCGGCGAGCGATTCGAACAGCAAGGAGCTTGCTAGACGGGATATGATGGACCGCATGAGAGACACCGTCCATGCCTATACGAGTTCTTGCTCTTCGTCTATCCCGTTGCACAAGATGACGATGCAACTGGCGCTGTTGATGGTTCACAAGGTGGACCTTGTCACACGCCAGCAGCTGGTCAACATGGACCATCCCGGGCAGAGAGACGTGATGACCACGGAAGAAAATATCGTGACGGCGTGCCGGTGTTTAGAGATATACATGGGGCTCTGGGCAGACGAGCTCCTGCTTCAATATAGATGGTGGCTTCGCAGTTATCCACAGTACCATGTACTTTTATACGTCTTGTGGCACCTGTATGTCCGGCCGGATGGACCCAACGCCGACAGAGCGTGGGAGAATGTCTACAGGCTTTTCGAGATTGAGGAATCGACGCTTAGAGAAGGGGGGTCGGGCTCCAACACGAAATATATTGTTCTTCAGCGGCTCAAGAAGAATGCTGAGGCAATGAGGGGATCTGTTTCGAATAGAAACCTGGCACTAGATGGGGCCTCTCCTTCTACACAGAGCGATAGTCGCGGAACTATTGGTGTCCAAGGCGGATTAGATGATCAGATTGGCATGCAAAGTTTGTACGAGGAAAGCGGTTTTCTGCCCATTTCCATCTGGAACAACTTACTCGATGAGATGAATATTCCTCTGTCCGAGTTCCCTGGGATCTCGTAA
- the TRI14_4 gene encoding Trichothecene biosynthesis protein 14, with protein sequence MRLFVSATLFAVAAARACPGRISCYSPPPGDVNISSFQLYPENACFDPKRCVAYLSVLFNASVAVYDPAKNDVTNVITFPGLTGNPALHATGVRVDPLDRLSVVINAGAAFDTLGKDISGDSFLVKYDLKTRQTVFKANLTAVSHGLYGGFQDVEHNKEGDSFVLGTYGSSIIRVSTDGKHIVPWFVGTTPTSNVGFTGLATSGHNLFVADQTDGQLYRFDTRRERGEPVRIPLGHGNETIGKDLDAVYMPPRYNGRIILVSDLNLGTVVLRSRDASWNSAERLGSIPSPYHDQGGISVATVQIGDRIYSLNLFLGETNTVPDGDDTNRTDNPLQDISAEVERLSLL encoded by the exons ATGCGCCTTTTCGTCAGTGCTACGCTCTTCGCCGTTGCGGCTGCTCGTGCTTGTCCCGGGCGGATTAGTTGTTACTCACCGCCACCCGGAGATGTGAACATCTCGTCATTTCAACTGTATCCGGAAAACGCATGCTTTGACCCAAAAAGATGCGTCGCATATTTGAG CGTTCTATTCAACGCTTCAGTCGCAGTCTATGATCCAGCCAAGAATGACGTGACAAACGTTATTACCTTCCCGGGTCTAACTGGCAACCCTGCTTTGCATGCCACTGGAGTACGAGTCGATCCACTGGATCGTCTCTCTGTGGTGATTAACGCTGGAGCCGCGTTTGACACCCTCGGGAAAGATATATCCGGCGATAGCTTCCTCGTCAAGTACGACttgaagacgaggcagacAGTCTTTAAGGCAAACTTGACAGCCGTTTCACACGGCTTATACGGCGGGTTCCAAGACGTTGAACACAATAAGGAGGGAGACTCGTTTGTGTTGGGAACCTACGGCAGCAGCATAATCCGAGTGAGCACCGATGGCAAGCACATCGTCCCATGGTTCGTCGGTACCACTCCAACTTCCAACGTTGGCTTTACTGGTCTCGCCACAAGCGGCCACAACCTCTTTGTTGCAGACCAGACGGACGGGCAACTGTACCGCTTCGACACTCGTCGTGAAAGGGGAGAGCCGGTCCGAATTCCCCTCGGCCATGGTAATGAGACTATTGGGAAggaccttgacgccgtctACATGCCGCCGCGGTATAATGGCAGAATCATCCTTGTCTCTGATCTTAATCTCGGCACTGTCGTGCTTCGTTCGCGAGACGCGAGCTGGAATTCTGCCGAGAGGCTGGGGAGCATTCCAAGTCCTTATCACGACCAGGGTGGGATTTCGGTTGCTACGGTGCAGATTGGAGACAGGATTTACTCTTTGAATTTGTTCTTGGGTGAAACAAATACGGTCCCTGATGGAGACGACACAAACAGGACAGACAATCCATTGCAAGACATCTCGGCCGAAGTCGAGAGGCTGTCTTTGTTGTGA
- the abaB gene encoding Conidiophore development regulator abaB — translation MPGLFIDPLITDTPVEDRPSQFGEHDPRHSITEGTSNSSENLLNRDGFEYLLQTEPPYDGQDNTYAQIACSVGGFDGWGQDTGSGRAWPSRDENRDRDWRKSRDFRSRRSPPRGRRSRTPSQCFYDRDRDELLSDGPGPHDISPGLRSNPPQGTPLNYRLPDALRINSPQPLPLDYEPPFVMQTFEHSGGFSIGVRERESDDRYGDRYPRTRSEEAQWNQENRVPGDRGSPGADTIRRSPWEGHERNHPPMSQEPSAQDRAVSPPPVAPSAPAFGSVPSHTGSNSAFIPAQVCHGFNLHHFPTIPPFVNPAQAQQSEPTMYKPKLSYNCAVSTFHYNDNIGMPHEFELKQPITTASENGTLYTTQWDDILLPEILIKADRDGREGDQEFEKWRPFNNDEDSNSRGSSNGARSNYSANSEQVEGVSFTGEFGYEAQFSDDADSIYTADPDVPLSKKNANICWLADDLFNKAFTEKPDEDGLDRIEKLLPQLLKTFAIKVGSGGSTQIYRDVMVFVRRHRSEITKAMRDRYNEENNLRSDVLGNNVTRIDPGDLVRHWRQHTDTLEDLNIAPNEISGDISDYIYYEDLEEADPAADSLPELSVYKDFISKLPEYKWLLERIQGALYMDNAGNVQTNIRDAILQCLPRAKRISRGAAPQTHNLTFTADWDLCEFLQEQGYLDSPERAVERAITITGSETDAQAATTAQYLSQTWPSSGIHLLHVVKRVVQDTCTVPYPHNLPDGTRLIVWSLGPWFTLEVIGVADSIVEIGEQLAWLGSALRVSPYQTGVAVVNAFVSRMWISPASEVTQGSSSNFFCNINFNLDAVDSTGEIPNGQCWHDLFRNPVIVNGYPIPRRPLSNMGLEISLDTMAHLAGTRHIHLFNNKIFIKAFSTMLVPTRHSDNIFVWHLFSKKNGDRISYLDSDGSHVEETNLNDLETSRHILGWSSSVRYITGAADANYVIESSWLRCLHENCNLNGKVVTPGLLIKSDHAAALGKRDVSLRVSGDTYRKKLYALSNEYVVLWDVECKRGWLVNGVNALLHLLRASLEFNKSDDFSFRFLFKSDKFREAKNPYTVSAALEVLMNASNLDMELYEEDEKDESNASIKYRIRDRVNDLYGTLEKLIDYQRSITSERFKSSPRKDLEGWDFKDIAINSENAIYPCLAKLKTVGKGWVDFIRALKAVTVFGRNFGALLDHVPETGRCRYWKTLPSNKYYLAAGMEDLSRIMSRLGDPRANPPLLIGSIAWYPSEIATRCACSAGTVKHSELAQVLWPSHMRERLRKSTSFPLNKIGAVVFGHNADINYIWKDIGDPDKGEPPLSGEESDDDPADSGIGSSVRLPTEPESQGHSPTSSSSGIRALQHEHYMIGIICALPEELKAVRTLLDSHHQDLPKRHKDMNTYVLGCLGGQNIVAACLPYEDYGTNAASKVASDMEKSFTNLKWYFVVGIGGGIPSERHNIRLGDVVVGTGVIQHDMGKAMQKDTKFLSTGIFKPTATELRTVISLVESEQEGCQVFMETCIEFMSSKSDAYKQPAQDHDKLFEPHSIHEDGQKTCGNCKGSYSSRGTQEPGPRIHYGRIASGNQVVKDAMMRDRIRAQTGALCFEMEGAGVMTTEQCLIVRGICDYADSHKNDEWRNYAAATAAAYTKYFLLRMGSSAVYNLESGQRKKRTTSALDDEGCRRTRFRLGED, via the exons CCCTTATGACGGTCAAGACAACACCTACGCCCAGATCGCTTGCAGCGTGGGTGGGTTTGACGGTTGGGGACAAGACACAGGCAGCGGCAGGGCTTGGCCGTCTAGAGACGAAAACAGAGATCGAGATTGGAGAAAGTCGCGAGACTTTAGGTCTCGTCGCTCACCGCCTAGAGGAAGACGGAGTCGAACACCCTCACAGTGTTTTTAcgacagagacagagatgAGCTTTTATCAGATGGTCCCGGACCTCATGATATATCCCCGGGGTTACGTTCAAATCCTCCTCAAGGTACCCCGCTCAACTATAGGCTGCCCGACGCCTTACGTATAAATTCTCCCCAACCACTCCCGTTAGACTATGAGCCGCCGTTTGTAATGCAGACTTTTGAACACAGTGGTGGCTTCAGCATTGGGGTACGAGAAAGAGAGAGTGATGATCGTTACGGCGACCGATATCCTCGAACTCGATCTGAAGAGGCTCAATGGAATCAGGAGAACCGTGTCCCCGGAGATAGAGGCTCCCCAGGGGCAGACACAATCAGGCGCAGTCCCTGGGAGGGCCACGAACGCAACCACCCTCCAATGTCTCAAGAGCCGTCAGCCCAAGACCGAGCCGTCTCTCCGCCTCCTGTTGCACCCTCGGCTCCGGCATTTGGATCTGTTCCAAGTCACACTGGGAGTAACTCTGCCTTTATCCCTGCCCAAGTGTGTCACGGCTTTAACCTGCACCATTTTCCAACAATTCCTCCATTTGTAAACCCCGCCCAAGCACAGCAGTCGGAGCCCACGATGTACAAGCCTAAATTATCCTATAATTGTGCCGTGTCGACTTTCCACTATAACGATAATATAGGAATGCCTCATGAGTTTGAGCTTAAGCAGCCGATTACAACAGCTTCAGAAAACGGCACTTTATACACGACACAGTGGGATGACATTCTCTTACCAGAAATCCTCATAAAAGCTGATCGTGATGGTAGAGAAGGAGATCAAGAGTTTGAGAAGTGGCGGCCTTTCAATAATGACGAGGACTCTAATTCACGAGGATCCAGCAATGGGGCACGATCAAACTACAGTGCTAACTCAGAACAGGTCGAAGGTGTTTCATTTACTGGAGAATTTGGTTATGAAGCTCAATTTTCGGACGATGCAGACTCGATATACACAGCAGATCCTGATGTTCCGCTATCTAAGAAGAACGCAAATATCTGTTGGCTTGCGGACGACTTGTTTAACAAGGCCTTTACGGAGAAGCCCGATGAGGACGGCCTAGACAGAATAGAAAAATTGCTTCCTCAACTTCTAAAGACGTTTGCTATAAAGGTTGGATCTGGTGGTTCAACGCAGATATATAGAGACGTGATGGTATTTGTGCGAAGGCACAGAAG TGAAATTACCAAGGCCATGAGGGATAGGTATAATGAGGAGAATAACCTCCGCTCCGATGTTCTCGGGAATAATGTTACAAGAATAGATCCGGGAGATCTTGTCAGGCATTGGCGTCAGCACACAGATACATTAGAAGATCTGAATATTGCTCCTAATGAGATCTCGGGAGATATAAGCGATTATATCTATTACGAGGATCTTGAAGAAGCCGACCCAGCCGCTGATTCTCTGCCAGAGCTTTCTGTTTACAAAGATTTTATATCGAAACTCCCCGAGTACAAATGGCTTTTGGAGCGCATCCAGGGAGCCCTGTACATGGATAATGCTGGAAATGTGCAGACTAATATCAGGGACGCAATTTTACAGTGCCTGCCCAGAGCCAAAAGAATCAGCAGAGGAGCAGCACCACAAACGCATAATTTGACCTTTACTGCAGACTGGGACCTATGTGAATTTCTACAAGAACAAGGATACCTAGACAGCCCTGAGAGAGCAGTGGAACGGGCTATTACAATTACTGGATCGGAAACAGATGCTCAAGCAGCAACGACGGCACAGTATCTAAGTCAGACGTGGCCATCATCTGGCATTCACCTTTTACATGTCGTGAAGCGTGTGGTGCAGGATACTTGCACCGTACCATATCCTC ATAATCTACCAGATGGGACACGATTAATTGTGTGGTCTCTAGGGCCGTGGTTTACGCTTGAAGTCATTGGGGTAGCAGACTCCATTGTAGAGATCGGAGAGCAGCTCGCTTGGCTCGGTTCGGCTCTCCGTGTATCCCCCTACCAGACGGGAGTTGCTGTCGTCAATGCATTTGTGAGCAGAATGTGGATAAGTCCAGCCAGTGAGGTGACCCAAGGATCCAGTTCAAATTTCTTCTGCAATATCAATTTTaacctcgacgccgtcgataGCACTGGCGAAATACCGAATGGCCAGTGCTGGCATGACTTATTCCGAAATCCAGTTATAGTGAATGGCTATCCCATTCCGCGGAGGCCACTATCCAATATGGGACTTGAAATCAGTCTAGATACTATGGCGCACTTGGCAGGAACACGTCATATCCACCTCTTCAACAACAAGATATTCATCAAGGCCTTTTCGACCATGCTGGTTCCAACGCGACATTCTGACAATATCTTTGTTTGGCACTTGTTCTCTAAGAAGAATGGAGATCGCATCTCATATCTGGACAGCGATGGCTCCCACGTTGAAGAAACTAATCTTAATGATTTGGAAACAAGTCGGCATATTCTTGGTTGGTCCTCAAGTGTAAGATATATTACAG GAGCTGCCGATGCAAATTATGTGATTGAAAGTTCCTGGTTGAGATGCCTTCATGAGAATTGCAACTTGAATGGGAAGGTGGTAACCCCAGGCCTATTGATTAAATCTGATCACGCAGCAGCCCTGGGGAAAAGAGACGTGTCACTACGAGTCTCTGGCGATACGTACAGGAAAAAGCTATATGCCCTGTCTAATGAGTACGTGGTGCTTTGGGACGTGGAGTGCAAACGTGGATGGTTGGTGAATGGAGTGAATGCATTGCTCCATCTCCTGCGAGCATCTCTTGAGTTTAACAAATCAGATGATTTCTCATTTAGATTTCTCTTCAAGTCTGACAAGTTTAGGGAAGCAAAGAACCCTTATACCGTCTCCGCAGCGCTTGAGGTTCTTATGAATGCCTCAAATCTCGACATGGAACTTTatgaggaagatgagaagGACGAATCAAACGCAAGCATCAAGTATCGAATTCGTGATCGCGTCAATGATTTGTACGGGACCCTTGAAAAACTCATTGATTACCAAAGAAGTATAACATCTGAGCGGTTCAAATCTTCTCCGCGGAAGGACCTTGAGGGCTGGGACTTCAAAGACATTGCAATAAACAGCGAAAATGCTATCTATCCGTGTCTCGCAAAGTTGAAAACGGTCGGCAAGGGATGGGTGGATTTTATCCGAGCTCTCAAGGCTGTCACAGTGTTTGGCAGAAACTTTGGTGCTTTACTTGACCACGTACCAGAAACTGGCAGGTGCAGGTACTGGAAGACATTACCATCAAACAAGTATTATCTGGCTGCTGGTATGGAGGATCTGAGCAGGATAATGAGCCGCTTGGGGGATCCAAGAGCGAATCCCCCACTATTGATAGGCTCAATTGCGTGGTATCCATCCGAGATCGCCACGAGATGTGCGTGCAGCGCCGGCACAGTGAAGCATAGCGAGCTTGCTCAAGTTCTATGGCCATCACATATGAGGGAGAGACTGCGAAAGAGCACCTCCTTTCCGCTGAACAAGATTGGCGCTGTGGTATTTGGTCACAATGCAGACATTAACTATATATGGAAAGATATCGGAGACCCTGACAAAGGAGAGCCTCCGTTATCGGGTGAAGAGTCAGATGATGACCCTGCAGATAGCGGGATTGGCTCGAGTGTTCGTTTGCCCACCGAACCTGAGTCACAAGGTCATTCACCCACGAGCTCCAGTTCCGGTATTCGTGCTCTTCAACACGAGCACTATATGATCGGAATAATTTGTGCCTTACCCGAGGAGTTGAAGGCCGTGAGGACCCTGCTCGACAGCCATCATCAAGATCTACCAAAGCGACACAAAGACATGAATACATATGTCCTTGGCTGCTTAGGAGGCCAGAACATCGTTGCTGCTTGTCTTCCATATGAAGATTACGGTACGAATGCCGCTTCCAAAGTCGCCTCAGACATGGAGAAAAGTTTCACTAATCTGAAATGGTATTTCGTCGTTGGAATTGGAGGAGGAATACCTTCAGAAAGGCATAATATTCGACTGGGTGATGTCGTGGTCGGCACCGGTGTCATTCAGCACGATATGGGCAAAGCGATGCAAAAGGACACCAAGTTTCTAAGCACAGGAATCTTTAAGCCCACGGCCACTGAACTACGGACTGTAATCAGTCTCGTTGAGTCTGAGCAAGAAGGCTGTCAAGTTTTCATGGAAACTTGTATAGAATTCATGTCCAGCAAGTCTGATGCCTATAAACAACCTGCGCAGGACCACGATAAGCTGTTTGAACCTCATTCTATACATGAAGATGGCCAAAAAACATGTGGAAACTGCAAGGGCTCATACTCTTCCAGGGGAACCCAGGAGCCCGGGCCGCGAATTCATTACGGTCGCATTGCCTCTGGAAACCAGGTTGTAAAAGATGCAATGATGCGGGATCGTATTCGCGCACAAACCGGAGCTTTATGCTTTGAAATGGAAGGCGCTGGCGTCATGACAACTGAACAATGCTTGATTGTTCGAGGAATATGTGATTATGCGGACTCGCATAAGAATGACGAGTGGCGTAATTATGCAGCGGcgactgctgctgcttaTACCAAGTACTTTCTCCTCCGCATGGGCAGCTCTGCCGTGTACAATCTCGAATCGGGTCAGCGAAAGAAGCGAACGACCTCGGCTTTAGACGATGAGGGTTGCCGAAGGACCAGATTTCGGCTTGGTGAGGATTGA